The following proteins are co-located in the Patescibacteria group bacterium genome:
- a CDS encoding AI-2E family transporter, with the protein MLDQKSSQTVDVIVWSFLKILAIILIILFLYLVRDIVLILFVSVILASAVIPWVDKWQEKKIPRILTIVLIYLVLVGIVSLVTILIIPAVGQQLTQLAKAFPFYYEKVIGLFQNKPELLQEGAYNFQNFLQSLSANMGVATKSLIDTIGSIMGGLTSFVLILIITFYISVKKDSTKIFLELIVPQKYQVYTVQLVDKMQNKIGQWLKGQLFLCLIIGILSYVGLLIINVKYALLLALIAGIMEIIPFIGPTLGALPAILLAFMQSPLKALLVLILYIVIQQLENNLIVPHVMKKAVGLNPIVTIIAIAIGAKLAGVLGAIIAVPVVASLSILVKDLPYLTKSTRKVKIQ; encoded by the coding sequence ATGTTAGATCAAAAAAGTTCTCAAACCGTAGATGTTATTGTCTGGAGTTTTTTAAAAATTTTAGCCATTATTTTAATTATTCTTTTTTTGTATTTAGTGCGAGATATCGTTTTAATTTTATTTGTGTCAGTTATCTTAGCTTCAGCTGTTATTCCTTGGGTAGATAAATGGCAAGAAAAAAAAATTCCTCGAATTTTAACCATTGTTTTGATTTATTTAGTTTTAGTCGGGATTGTTAGCTTAGTTACCATATTAATTATTCCAGCCGTCGGTCAGCAATTAACTCAGTTAGCTAAAGCTTTTCCTTTTTATTATGAAAAGGTTATCGGGTTATTTCAAAATAAACCAGAGTTATTACAAGAAGGTGCTTATAACTTTCAAAACTTTTTACAGAGTTTAAGTGCCAATATGGGTGTAGCCACTAAAAGTTTAATTGACACCATCGGTAGTATTATGGGTGGTTTGACTTCATTTGTTTTAATTTTAATTATAACTTTTTATATTAGTGTTAAAAAAGATAGCACCAAGATATTTTTAGAATTAATTGTACCGCAGAAATATCAAGTTTATACCGTGCAATTGGTTGATAAAATGCAAAACAAAATTGGTCAGTGGTTAAAGGGGCAACTGTTTTTATGTTTAATTATCGGTATTTTATCTTATGTTGGTTTATTAATTATTAACGTTAAATACGCCTTATTGCTGGCTTTAATTGCCGGGATTATGGAAATTATTCCATTTATCGGGCCAACTTTGGGTGCTTTGCCGGCTATTTTATTAGCTTTTATGCAATCACCTCTAAAAGCTCTGTTAGTTTTAATTTTATATATTGTGATTCAACAATTAGAAAATAATTTAATCGTGCCACACGTGATGAAAAAAGCCGTAGGTTTAAATCCAATTGTGACTATTATTGCGATTGCGATTGGGGCTAAATTGGCCGGTGTTTTGGGGGCAATTATTGCTGTGCCAGTTGTGGCCTCGTTAAGCATTTTGGTTAAGGATTTGCCTTATTTAACTAAATCAACTCGTAAGGTTAAGATACAGTAA
- a CDS encoding pitrilysin family protein, whose protein sequence is MNTYYQFKLKNGLQIISVPLKNTQAVTVLALLPCGSRYENLEINGVSHFIEHLMFKGTQRRSTTLDISRELDKIGANYNAFTGKDHTGYYIKSAYQHLDLSLDMLADMLFNSKFESTEINRERGVICEEIKMYQDNPLLYIEDLFEQTIFKNNSLGWSIAGPQKNIQQISRQQILNYYQKFYQPHNMVLIVAGKHDSQNLKKKIEQHFKVKNKNQTKQNFKKFKFTNYQPEINILKRQTDQLQLALGFPGVAYDDKRNDALDLLSIILGGNMSSRLFVEVRSKRGLAYYVQADHDSYQDTGCFLIRAGIDKKNLESTLSVINQELNKIKKDGVTCEELQQAQDYLKGKTILTLEDSAMLASFYGAQKLLMSQILNPEEKFKKIDQVKASQIQEIAQEIFTQNKFSLALIGDIHAKQNLKKYINI, encoded by the coding sequence ATGAACACTTATTATCAATTTAAATTAAAAAATGGTTTGCAAATAATTTCCGTGCCATTAAAAAACACTCAAGCGGTGACTGTTTTAGCTTTATTGCCGTGTGGCTCGCGTTATGAAAATTTAGAAATTAACGGCGTTTCTCATTTTATTGAACATTTAATGTTTAAAGGCACGCAACGTCGATCAACAACTTTAGATATTAGTCGCGAATTAGACAAGATTGGTGCTAATTATAATGCTTTTACCGGCAAAGATCATACAGGTTATTATATTAAATCAGCTTATCAACATTTAGATTTAAGTTTAGATATGTTAGCAGATATGTTGTTTAATTCTAAATTTGAATCGACCGAAATTAATCGTGAAAGGGGAGTGATTTGTGAGGAAATTAAAATGTATCAAGATAATCCGTTGTTATATATTGAAGATTTGTTTGAGCAGACTATTTTTAAAAATAACAGTTTGGGTTGGAGTATTGCTGGGCCACAAAAAAACATTCAACAAATTAGCCGTCAACAAATCCTAAATTATTATCAAAAGTTTTATCAACCACACAATATGGTTTTAATTGTGGCAGGTAAACACGACTCCCAAAATCTTAAAAAAAAGATAGAACAACATTTCAAAGTTAAAAATAAAAATCAAACCAAACAGAATTTTAAAAAATTTAAATTTACTAATTATCAGCCTGAAATTAATATTTTAAAAAGACAAACTGATCAATTGCAATTGGCTTTAGGGTTTCCGGGCGTAGCTTATGATGATAAAAGAAATGATGCTTTAGATTTATTGTCAATTATTTTAGGCGGGAATATGAGTTCGCGGTTGTTTGTTGAAGTTAGAAGTAAGCGTGGTTTGGCTTATTATGTTCAGGCCGATCACGATTCTTATCAAGATACGGGTTGTTTTTTAATTCGAGCTGGGATTGATAAAAAGAATTTAGAATCAACTTTAAGTGTAATTAATCAGGAATTAAATAAAATTAAAAAAGATGGAGTAACTTGTGAAGAATTACAACAGGCGCAAGATTATTTAAAAGGCAAAACCATTTTAACGCTTGAAGATTCGGCGATGTTAGCGTCTTTTTATGGTGCCCAAAAATTATTAATGTCGCAAATTTTAAACCCAGAAGAAAAATTTAAAAAAATAGATCAAGTTAAAGCTAGTCAGATCCAAGAAATAGCTCAAGAGATTTTTACCCAAAATAAATTTAGCCTAGCCTTAATTGGTGATATTCACGCAAAACAAAATTTAAAAAAGTATATTAATATTTAG
- a CDS encoding glycine--tRNA ligase has product MNKEKSNINSMDKIISLCKRRGFIFPSAEIYGGLRSTYDYGPLGVELKNNIKKAWWRRMVQERQDVVGLDSAILTPEIVWQASGHLENFTDPLVECKKCHQRFRQDELEQRDSSFAKKRIQNDSLACPECGGELTQPQSFNLLMKTQLGVVEGKQDDAYLRGETCQGIYLNYLNIKDSMRLKMPFGIAQIGKAFRNEITPGNFIFRMREFEQMEMQYFVNPQEAKKYYKTWKDWTMDWYQEFIQQPKNLRWRQHEKDELAHYAKEAWDVEYKTPFDGWKEFAGVHNRGDWDLSRHSQFSKQDLSYMDLETKEKFIPWVQEVSMGVDRAMLMFLVDAYTEVETRSGDEDSKHETEVVLKLHPELAPIKIAILPLSKKEPLQKLAQQIFDDLKQNYKLDYDETTSIGKRYRRQDEIGTPYCLTIDFESLDDQAVTIRDRDTMQQERIKIAELKNYFQDKF; this is encoded by the coding sequence ATGAATAAAGAAAAATCAAATATTAATTCTATGGATAAAATTATTTCGTTGTGTAAACGGAGGGGATTTATTTTTCCCTCAGCTGAAATTTACGGAGGGTTGCGATCAACTTATGACTATGGACCTTTGGGTGTAGAATTAAAAAACAATATTAAAAAAGCTTGGTGGCGTCGTATGGTGCAAGAAAGACAAGATGTAGTTGGTTTAGATAGCGCTATTTTAACTCCGGAAATTGTTTGGCAGGCCTCGGGTCATTTAGAAAATTTTACTGATCCCTTGGTTGAGTGTAAAAAATGTCATCAGCGTTTTAGGCAAGACGAATTAGAACAACGGGATTCTTCATTCGCCAAAAAGCGGATTCAGAATGACAGCTTGGCTTGTCCTGAATGTGGCGGTGAATTAACTCAGCCCCAGAGCTTTAATTTATTAATGAAAACTCAATTGGGCGTGGTAGAGGGTAAACAAGACGATGCTTATTTGCGTGGTGAAACGTGTCAGGGGATTTATTTAAATTATTTAAATATCAAAGATTCAATGCGTTTAAAAATGCCTTTTGGTATTGCTCAAATTGGCAAGGCCTTTAGAAATGAAATCACACCGGGCAATTTTATTTTTAGAATGAGAGAATTTGAACAAATGGAAATGCAATATTTTGTTAACCCCCAAGAAGCTAAAAAATATTATAAAACGTGGAAAGATTGGACAATGGATTGGTATCAAGAATTTATTCAACAACCTAAAAATTTACGTTGGCGTCAGCATGAAAAAGACGAATTAGCTCATTATGCCAAAGAGGCGTGGGATGTTGAATACAAAACACCTTTTGATGGTTGGAAAGAATTTGCTGGCGTACATAATCGTGGCGACTGGGATTTATCGCGACATAGTCAATTTAGTAAACAAGATTTGAGTTATATGGATTTGGAAACTAAAGAAAAATTTATACCCTGGGTACAAGAAGTTTCGATGGGAGTTGATCGAGCCATGTTAATGTTTTTAGTTGATGCCTATACCGAAGTAGAAACTCGGAGCGGTGATGAAGACTCTAAACACGAAACAGAAGTAGTTTTAAAATTACATCCAGAATTAGCGCCAATTAAAATTGCTATTTTACCGTTATCTAAAAAGGAGCCTTTGCAAAAATTAGCCCAACAAATTTTTGATGATTTAAAACAAAATTATAAATTAGATTATGACGAAACCACTAGTATTGGTAAACGTTATCGTCGTCAAGATGAGATTGGCACGCCATATTGTTTAACAATCGATTTTGAAAGTTTAGATGATCAAGCTGTGACTATTCGCGATCGAGATACAATGCAACAAGAGCGAATTAAAATTGCTGAATTAAAAAATTATTTCCAAGATAAATTTTAA
- a CDS encoding DUF3310 domain-containing protein — protein sequence MKYIARAGEKDPKTKFEDLEKARWYLNHEIARLKNSSEK from the coding sequence ATAAAATATATTGCTCGAGCTGGCGAAAAGGATCCGAAAACTAAATTTGAGGATCTTGAAAAGGCGCGGTGGTATTTAAACCATGAAATTGCTAGATTAAAAAATTCTAGCGAAAAATAG
- the tgt gene encoding tRNA guanosine(34) transglycosylase Tgt, protein MSFKLLKKSKKSQARIGILKTQHGKIQTPFFMPIATVGTVKTLTFEDLHNLPAQIILSNTYHLMLRPGEDLIKKAGGLHRFINWHKPILTDSGGFQVFSLSKLRKIDDRGIKFNSHIDGREYFLTPLKALKIQQKLGVDIVMLLDECVGLPASREKVAKAVERTTKWAKQQQNYIATLRDDYKKLFFGIVQGGVYKDLRLKSTKEITALNFDGYAVGGLAVGESEKEMYQVLDWVCPKLPSNKPHYLMGVGYPEQIIEAVKKGIDMFDCVIPTREARHGKLYQFKNKKLDKGFYQTINISNAKFKKDFSPINPDSKLEILRKYSKSYLHHLFKIQEPLALRLATLNNVEFYLNLMERIRRAIKENNL, encoded by the coding sequence ATGTCTTTCAAATTATTAAAAAAATCAAAAAAATCTCAAGCACGCATTGGAATTTTAAAAACTCAACACGGTAAAATTCAGACGCCGTTTTTTATGCCAATTGCCACTGTGGGCACGGTTAAAACTTTAACTTTTGAAGATTTACACAATTTACCAGCCCAGATTATTTTAAGTAATACTTATCATTTAATGTTGCGACCAGGCGAAGATTTAATTAAAAAAGCCGGTGGTTTGCACCGATTTATAAATTGGCATAAACCGATTTTAACTGATTCGGGTGGTTTTCAGGTTTTTTCTTTATCAAAATTAAGAAAAATTGACGATCGAGGAATTAAATTTAACTCACACATTGATGGACGCGAGTATTTTTTAACACCATTGAAAGCTTTAAAAATTCAACAAAAATTGGGCGTAGATATCGTTATGCTTTTAGATGAATGTGTGGGCTTGCCAGCTAGTCGTGAAAAAGTTGCAAAGGCGGTTGAAAGGACAACTAAGTGGGCCAAACAACAGCAAAATTATATTGCTACACTTCGGGATGATTATAAAAAATTATTTTTTGGTATAGTCCAGGGGGGCGTATATAAAGATTTACGTTTAAAAAGCACCAAAGAAATTACAGCTTTAAATTTTGATGGTTATGCGGTTGGTGGCTTGGCAGTGGGAGAATCAGAAAAGGAAATGTATCAAGTTTTAGATTGGGTTTGTCCAAAATTGCCATCAAATAAGCCACATTATTTGATGGGTGTAGGTTATCCAGAACAAATTATTGAAGCAGTTAAAAAAGGTATTGATATGTTTGATTGTGTGATTCCAACTCGCGAAGCTCGACACGGCAAGCTGTATCAATTTAAAAATAAAAAATTAGACAAAGGTTTTTATCAAACAATTAACATTAGCAATGCTAAATTTAAAAAAGATTTTAGCCCAATTAATCCAGATTCAAAACTAGAAATTTTAAGAAAATATTCAAAAAGTTATTTACATCACTTATTTAAAATCCAAGAGCCATTGGCTTTAAGATTAGCCACCTTGAATAATGTTGAATTTTATTTAAATTTAATGGAGAGGATTAGACGAGCGATAAAAGAAAACAATTTATAA
- the recO gene encoding DNA repair protein RecO, which yields MFYNTLAIVLKQTDWRQADKLITVYTQDAGKKVLLARGIKKVKSKLAGHIEPFFLSEISIAPGKNYDYLAGAITDNNFKNLRQDYHRLFFVASLMELVDSLLNQHQWEERVFDLLITFLQRVNELNSSQNKQLYLMSLAFILKLISILGWQPEFYNCVYCGQRVKSKQIFFSSYKGGIVDENCRQSKDIKVSPAVIQIFRLCLKQPFDFWLTKSANQKYFNEAKKILKSFLEYHMERSADWLNYLKLN from the coding sequence ATGTTTTATAACACTTTGGCCATAGTTTTAAAACAGACAGATTGGCGTCAAGCAGATAAATTAATTACAGTTTATACTCAAGATGCGGGTAAAAAAGTTTTATTAGCCCGGGGGATCAAAAAAGTTAAAAGTAAGTTAGCCGGTCACATTGAGCCGTTTTTTTTATCAGAAATTAGTATTGCACCTGGTAAAAATTATGATTATTTAGCTGGAGCAATCACGGATAATAATTTTAAAAATTTGAGACAAGATTATCATCGACTTTTTTTTGTGGCTAGTTTAATGGAATTAGTAGATTCTCTTTTAAATCAACATCAATGGGAAGAACGAGTTTTTGATTTATTAATAACATTTTTACAACGAGTTAATGAATTAAATTCTTCACAGAATAAACAATTATATTTAATGAGTTTAGCCTTTATTTTAAAATTAATTTCAATTTTAGGTTGGCAACCAGAATTTTATAATTGCGTGTATTGTGGACAAAGGGTCAAATCAAAGCAAATTTTTTTTAGTTCGTACAAGGGTGGAATTGTTGATGAGAATTGTCGCCAGAGTAAAGATATTAAAGTTTCGCCGGCTGTTATTCAAATTTTTAGATTATGTTTAAAACAACCATTTGATTTTTGGTTAACTAAATCAGCTAATCAAAAATATTTTAATGAAGCTAAAAAAATTCTTAAATCATTTTTAGAATATCACATGGAACGTTCAGCGGATTGGTTAAATTATTTAAAATTAAATTAA
- the ileS gene encoding isoleucine--tRNA ligase, producing MAQVSFPEIEKKILDFWQKNKIFQKTLDQKSSQGDFVFYDGPPFATGTPHYGHLVGSLMKDMVPRYWTMQGYHVERKWGWDCHGLPIENIVEEELDLKSKKDIQDLGIDKFNQTCQSKVLLYAEEWRKVIERMGRWVDMDNDYKTMDLDYMESIWWVFKQLWDKDLIYQGYKSMHICPRCETTLSQSEVTQGYQDVKDISVIAKFELIDESTQGGQASTFVLAWTTTPWTLIGNVALAIGEKINYVKIKFEDKNYILAKANLESIFENKKYEIVDEIKARDLENKKYKPLFDYYQNKDLKNKDNLYTIQTADFVTVEDGTGVVHIAPAFGEDDMKLGEEKDLPFIQHVGLDGRFTNEVKDFKNLEVKPKNNPTSTDKKVIEYLEKKNLVFKVEEFEHSYPHCWRCDSPLLNYATSSWFVNVTKIKDDILKQAENIHWVPEHIKDGRFGKWLEGARDWSISRQRFWGSVMPIWICDKCGEKKVFGSIQELEKISGAKIKDLHKHTVDQIEFKCDKCDGQMKRIDDVLDCWFESGSMPYAQMHYPFENKENFENNFPAEFIAEGVDQTRCWFYYLNVLSVALENSHAFKNVIANGIVLAEDGKKMSKRLKNYPEPMDVFDQFGADAVRYYLATSPVVKADDLCFNSKDVEEVVKKVLLILWNVFSFYQMYAENTSVANLDINNINNILDRWILAKMELLKKEITQGYNNYDLNQATRPIQNFINDLSTWYLRRSRDRFKSDNQKDKNDALVTLKYVLINLCKLMAPVMPFVSDFIYQELKGEQESVHLEKWATLCEDWIDNKIIDQMEIVREIASLGLEQRASVGMGVRQPLAKIIVKFPNLKELPTELEEILLDELNIKAIEYHTQAEKEVELDTQLTPELKREGVKRELVRQINNLRKNAGLTIKDTITLYYQSDNLEMKEIINDLLSDVVAGKSVEEKVKSLQEKELKTDLGEVWVGIVK from the coding sequence ATGGCACAAGTTAGCTTTCCAGAAATTGAAAAAAAGATTTTAGATTTTTGGCAGAAAAATAAAATTTTTCAAAAAACCCTAGATCAAAAAAGTTCACAGGGGGACTTTGTGTTTTATGATGGACCCCCTTTTGCTACCGGTACGCCACATTATGGACATTTGGTGGGTAGTTTAATGAAAGATATGGTGCCACGCTATTGGACTATGCAAGGCTATCACGTTGAACGCAAATGGGGTTGGGATTGTCATGGCTTGCCAATTGAAAATATCGTGGAAGAAGAATTAGATTTAAAATCAAAAAAAGATATTCAAGATTTAGGTATTGATAAATTTAACCAAACTTGTCAGTCAAAAGTTTTATTATACGCCGAGGAGTGGCGCAAAGTAATCGAGCGGATGGGGCGTTGGGTAGATATGGACAATGATTATAAAACCATGGATTTGGATTATATGGAAAGTATTTGGTGGGTTTTTAAACAACTCTGGGACAAAGATTTAATTTATCAAGGTTATAAATCAATGCATATTTGTCCGCGTTGTGAGACAACTTTATCACAATCAGAAGTTACCCAGGGGTATCAAGATGTAAAAGATATTTCAGTTATTGCTAAATTTGAATTAATTGATGAGTCCACCCAAGGCGGACAGGCCTCGACTTTTGTTTTAGCTTGGACAACTACGCCGTGGACGTTAATTGGAAATGTAGCGTTGGCGATTGGGGAGAAAATAAATTATGTAAAAATTAAATTTGAAGATAAAAATTATATTTTAGCTAAAGCCAATTTAGAATCTATTTTTGAAAATAAAAAATATGAAATTGTTGATGAAATTAAAGCCAGGGATTTAGAAAATAAAAAATATAAACCATTGTTTGATTATTATCAAAATAAAGATTTAAAAAACAAAGATAATTTATACACAATTCAAACTGCTGATTTTGTGACCGTTGAAGACGGAACTGGAGTAGTGCATATTGCACCAGCTTTTGGCGAAGATGATATGAAGTTAGGTGAAGAAAAGGATTTGCCATTTATTCAGCACGTAGGTTTGGATGGGCGTTTTACAAATGAAGTTAAAGATTTTAAAAATTTAGAAGTCAAACCTAAAAATAATCCAACCAGCACTGATAAAAAAGTAATTGAATATTTAGAAAAGAAAAATTTAGTTTTTAAAGTTGAAGAATTTGAGCACTCCTATCCACATTGTTGGCGATGCGATTCGCCATTATTAAATTACGCCACTTCGTCTTGGTTTGTAAATGTGACTAAAATTAAAGACGACATTTTAAAGCAAGCAGAAAATATTCATTGGGTGCCTGAGCATATTAAAGATGGACGTTTCGGCAAGTGGTTAGAAGGTGCGCGCGATTGGTCAATTTCAAGACAAAGATTTTGGGGTTCGGTTATGCCAATTTGGATTTGTGATAAATGTGGCGAGAAAAAAGTTTTTGGTTCAATTCAAGAATTAGAAAAAATTTCTGGCGCAAAAATTAAAGATTTACATAAACACACAGTCGATCAAATTGAATTTAAATGTGATAAATGTGATGGTCAAATGAAAAGAATTGATGATGTCTTGGATTGTTGGTTTGAATCAGGTTCAATGCCTTATGCGCAGATGCATTATCCTTTTGAAAATAAGGAAAATTTTGAAAATAATTTTCCAGCGGAATTTATTGCCGAAGGAGTAGATCAAACCCGTTGTTGGTTTTATTATTTAAATGTTTTATCAGTTGCCCTAGAAAATAGTCATGCTTTTAAAAATGTGATTGCTAATGGCATTGTGCTAGCCGAAGACGGTAAGAAAATGTCCAAACGGTTGAAAAATTATCCCGAACCCATGGATGTTTTTGATCAATTTGGGGCCGATGCAGTCCGTTATTATTTAGCTACTTCACCGGTGGTGAAGGCTGATGATTTATGTTTTAATTCGAAAGATGTAGAAGAAGTAGTTAAAAAAGTTTTATTGATTTTGTGGAACGTATTTTCTTTTTATCAAATGTATGCCGAGAATACGAGTGTCGCTAATTTAGATATTAATAATATTAACAATATTTTAGACCGCTGGATTTTAGCTAAAATGGAATTATTGAAAAAAGAAATTACACAAGGCTACAATAATTATGATTTAAATCAAGCTACGCGCCCAATCCAAAATTTTATCAACGATTTATCAACTTGGTATTTAAGAAGATCTCGAGACAGGTTTAAATCAGATAATCAAAAAGATAAAAACGATGCTTTGGTTACATTAAAATATGTTTTAATTAATTTATGTAAACTCATGGCGCCAGTTATGCCGTTTGTATCCGATTTTATTTATCAAGAATTAAAGGGTGAACAAGAGTCAGTACATTTGGAAAAATGGGCAACCTTATGCGAGGATTGGATTGATAATAAAATTATTGATCAAATGGAAATAGTTAGAGAAATTGCTAGTTTAGGTTTAGAACAACGGGCGAGTGTTGGGATGGGCGTGCGCCAGCCTTTAGCTAAAATTATTGTTAAATTTCCAAATTTAAAAGAATTACCCACAGAATTAGAAGAAATTTTATTAGACGAATTAAATATTAAAGCTATAGAATATCACACTCAGGCCGAGAAAGAAGTTGAATTAGATACTCAATTAACTCCAGAATTAAAACGCGAGGGCGTTAAGCGCGAATTGGTTCGGCAAATTAATAATTTACGTAAAAATGCTGGTTTGACCATTAAAGATACAATAACCTTATATTATCAAAGTGACAATTTAGAGATGAAAGAAATCATAAACGATTTATTATCCGACGTAGTTGCTGGTAAATCGGTTGAGGAAAAGGTTAAAAGTTTACAAGAAAAAGAGTTAAAAACTGATTTGGGTGAGGTGTGGGTTGGCATTGTTAAATAA
- a CDS encoding glycosyltransferase family 1 protein — MRIGIDCRAIVNPSRDKAVGVAHYTYQLARHLIKNDSKNEYVLFFDRDLEKKKLQEFKKKNVKIRFFPFQMYKKFISFLYSSKLTDAFFERENLDILHSPVVELPPTYKGKTIVTVHDIAFSCFPKLYTKEVVNRRKKNFPRILKQADKIIAVSESTRNDVVKKLKIPAKKIEVVYHGLDKEFFKKINKVDIQKICQKYKITGDYILFLGKIEKRKNYENIIKAFADFRNRNEQYKNYKLVLAGQWSNHFKQEKDELFKLAPRGKIIAPGFIQTPDLPALFLGSRVFLMPSWCEGFGLSILEAMAAQTPVITSKISSMPETAGKAALLVDPQKVKEIADALEKVLTDKKLVTSLKKKGLIQVKKFSWDKCAQQTLKIYKKLNQNVSRQKNKTK, encoded by the coding sequence ATGCGTATAGGTATAGATTGTCGGGCGATTGTAAATCCCAGTCGCGATAAGGCCGTGGGCGTTGCTCATTATACTTATCAATTAGCACGACATTTAATTAAAAATGATTCTAAAAATGAATACGTTTTATTTTTTGATCGAGATTTAGAAAAGAAAAAACTACAAGAATTTAAAAAGAAAAACGTTAAAATCCGATTTTTCCCTTTTCAAATGTATAAAAAGTTTATATCCTTTTTGTATTCAAGCAAATTAACTGATGCTTTTTTTGAAAGAGAAAACTTAGATATTTTACATTCGCCAGTTGTCGAGTTGCCACCAACATACAAGGGAAAGACAATTGTGACGGTACATGATATTGCTTTTAGTTGTTTTCCTAAATTATATACCAAAGAAGTTGTTAATCGACGTAAGAAAAATTTTCCGCGAATTTTAAAACAAGCCGATAAAATTATTGCTGTTTCAGAATCAACTCGGAATGATGTTGTTAAAAAATTAAAAATTCCGGCAAAAAAGATTGAAGTAGTTTACCATGGCCTGGATAAAGAATTTTTTAAAAAAATAAATAAAGTCGATATTCAAAAAATTTGTCAAAAATATAAAATAACCGGTGACTATATTTTATTTCTTGGAAAAATTGAAAAAAGAAAAAACTATGAAAACATAATTAAGGCTTTTGCTGATTTTAGAAACAGAAACGAACAATACAAAAATTATAAATTAGTTTTAGCTGGTCAGTGGTCTAATCATTTTAAACAAGAAAAAGATGAGCTATTTAAATTAGCTCCGCGTGGTAAAATAATTGCACCAGGCTTTATTCAAACTCCAGACTTACCAGCTTTATTTTTAGGCTCTCGAGTTTTTCTTATGCCATCATGGTGCGAAGGTTTTGGTTTATCAATTTTAGAAGCCATGGCTGCACAAACGCCAGTAATTACCAGCAAAATATCATCTATGCCAGAAACAGCCGGCAAGGCGGCTTTACTAGTTGATCCTCAAAAAGTTAAAGAAATTGCTGATGCCTTGGAAAAAGTTTTAACAGATAAAAAATTAGTTACCAGTTTAAAAAAGAAAGGGTTAATTCAGGTTAAAAAATTCAGTTGGGATAAGTGCGCTCAACAAACTTTAAAAATTTATAAAAAATTAAATCAGAATGTCAGTCGTCAAAAGAATAAAACCAAATAA
- the smpB gene encoding SsrA-binding protein SmpB, with the protein MESITNKTIFHDYEILETWTAGIVLSGPEVKSVKQQKLDLKGSYVNLDAKQELWLINCHIAPYPPAIQVQTNYQPTHSRKLLLTKKEIKTLIGKLQIKGLTLIPIKVYNNKGIIKIEIGLGRGLKKHDKREKIKQKETDRRILQATYRRR; encoded by the coding sequence ATGGAATCAATTACCAACAAAACTATTTTTCATGATTATGAAATTCTAGAAACCTGGACCGCAGGCATTGTTTTAAGTGGACCAGAAGTCAAATCAGTCAAACAACAAAAATTAGACTTAAAGGGTAGTTATGTTAATTTAGACGCTAAACAAGAGTTGTGGTTAATTAATTGTCATATCGCTCCCTATCCACCAGCTATTCAGGTTCAAACCAATTATCAGCCCACCCACTCGCGTAAATTATTATTAACTAAAAAAGAAATTAAAACCTTAATCGGTAAATTACAGATTAAGGGCTTGACATTAATACCAATTAAAGTATATAATAATAAAGGTATAATCAAGATTGAAATTGGTTTAGGGCGGGGCTTAAAAAAACACGATAAACGTGAAAAAATTAAACAGAAAGAAACTGATCGCAGAATTCTTCAAGCCACGTACCGCCGTAGATAG
- the infC gene encoding translation initiation factor IF-3 has protein sequence MPYYRINHKIQAPEVRLVGTDEEYIGVVSLNEALKQAEEAGLDLVEISPKAEPPVVKITDFGSFKYNLQKQNKKNKITKESKGIRLSPRIGEHDLSVKIEQTQKFIEKNYKVKIEMLLKGREKAHKDIAQDIITGFIKNLGENIEIEQPLTHQGHKFITVIKKK, from the coding sequence TTGCCTTATTATCGAATTAATCATAAAATCCAAGCTCCGGAGGTTAGGCTTGTTGGCACAGATGAAGAATATATTGGAGTTGTTTCATTGAATGAGGCATTAAAACAAGCCGAAGAGGCTGGTCTAGATTTAGTTGAAATTTCCCCTAAAGCTGAACCACCGGTAGTAAAAATTACTGATTTTGGTAGTTTTAAATATAATTTGCAAAAACAAAATAAAAAAAATAAAATTACCAAAGAATCTAAGGGTATTCGCCTTTCACCACGCATTGGTGAACACGATTTGTCAGTTAAGATTGAACAAACTCAAAAATTTATAGAAAAAAACTATAAAGTCAAAATTGAAATGTTATTAAAAGGCAGAGAAAAGGCTCACAAGGATATTGCCCAAGACATTATTACGGGATTTATTAAAAATTTGGGAGAAAATATTGAGATTGAGCAACCGTTAACTCATCAAGGTCATAAATTTATAACTGTGATTAAAAAGAAATAA